The following nucleotide sequence is from Myxococcus stipitatus.
CCTACATTGCGAGCGTTGGATTTGCTGCAGAGGAGCTGCGCATGGCTTACGACGGCGAGCTGGTGAAGATGGAGAACGGTCGCTGGGCGCGGTTCCAGCGGTGCCAGGTGTACCGCCCGGGTGTCGCGGACGCCGGCGAGACGATGCTGCTCATCGCGGTGGAGCTGGAGGAGCGGTTCCAGCGTCTGCTCGACGATGCGGCGGGCTCCCTGGCCCAGTACCGCTATCAGGGCGTGCCCGTGCAGATGCGGTTGGATCCGGAGACGCAGGGCATCACCCTGCACCCGGAAGCGGCTCCGGCCGTTCCCGCGTTGCACTGAGTCAATCACGCCGCGTGAACAGCGCGGTGCGGGTTTGACGGATTCACAACATCCGGGGCCTCGCGATTCACATCGCGGGGCCCCTCGCATTTACAGGGGCCGGCCGCGCTCAGCGCCCCTCCACCCAGCGGGTATAGGCCCCGAAGTCGTAGTCCCGGCGCAGGAAGTCGTGGACCAGATCCGCGGCGTCGCGCGAGCCGCCGGGCGCCAGGACGGTGTCCCGGTAGCGGCGCGCGGTGGTCGGATCCATGGGGCCGTGCTCCGCGAAGGGCGTGAACAGGTCCTTCGCGATGACGAGCGACCAGAGGTACGTGTAGTAGAGCGCGGAGTAGTCGCCGTCGAGCTGGGTGAAGGAGAGGTGGACGTACGTGTCGTCCACGGCGCGGAAGGGCAGGAAGCGCTCCTGGAGCGCGCGCACGCGCGTGGCCGTCTCTGGCCCCTCCGGCGCGGTGCCGTCGTGGAGCTGGAGGCTGACGGCGGCGTAGAACAGCTGCTGGCGCACCCACAGGCCCTTGCCGAAGGCGTCCGCGCGGCGCATCCGGGTGATGGTGTCCGCGGGCAGCACCGCGCCGGTCTCCAGGTGGCGGGCGAAGCGCTGGAGTGACTCCGCGCGCCAGGCCCACTCCTCCATCAGCTGCGCGGGCGCCTCGATGAAGTCCACCTCCGTGCGCGTGCCGGACAGCCCGGCCCAGCGCGTGCGGCCGCCGAGCACGTGGTGCAGCAGGTGGCCGAACTCGTGGAAGAAGGTGCGCACCTCCGAATGCTGGAGCAGCGCGGGCCGGGCGCCGGGCCGGGGGAAGTTGCACGTCAGCACGGCCTCCGGCAGCGAGCGGCCCGCGCGGCCCAGCGCCAGGTCCCACTGCGCCGCGTGGGTGTACTTGTTGGGGCGCGGGTGCATGTCCAGGTAGAAGCGCCCGCGCAGCGCCCGCCCCTCGTAGACGTCGTAGACCTCCACGTCCGGGTGCCAGACGGGCGCGTCCCTCACGCGGCGGTAGGTGAGCCCGAACAGCCGCGCGGTGATGTCCAGCACGCCGTTCTTCACGCGCGTGTATTCGAAGTAGGGCCGCAGCGCGCGCGAGTCGAGCTGGAAGCGCTCGGCGCGCACCCGGTCCTCCAGCCACGACTGCTCCCACGGCTCCACGCGCGTCGCGCCCGGCTCGTCGCGGCGCTTGCGCTCCAGCAGCGCGTCGTACTCGTCCCGGACGCGCCCGGACACCGTCGTGGCCAGCGTCTCGATGAACGCGGTGGCCGCCTCCTGGCTGCGCACCATCTTGTCCTCGGCGGCGTAGGCCGCCCAGCTCGGGTAGCCCAGCGTGGCCGCCAGCTCCTGCCGCGTCTGGAGCATGTGCGTCAGCGTGTCCACGTTGCTCGGGTGGCCCCGGCGCCGGGACAGCCGCCACAGCGCCTCGCGCGCGCGGGCGTCGCGCGCGTACGTCATGAAGGGCCCGTAGTCCGCCGTATGGGTGCCCACGCGCACCAGTCCATCCGCGCCGGGCGGGTGGGCGCGGACATAGTCGTCCGGCAGCCCCTCCAGCGCGACCGGTGGCACCTCCAGCTGGCGCACGTCCTCGGTGATGTGCCGGCTGAACTCCTGGCCGAGCAGGATGAGGCGCTCCTGGAGCGCGCGCACCCGCTCCCGCGTCGCCTCGTCCCGGTCCACCCCCGCGCGCCGGAACCCGCGCAGCACGCGCTCCACCCAGTGCCGCGTGGCCGCGTCCTGGCCCTCCAGCGACAGCGACGCCAGCGCGTCGAACACGCGCCGGTCCAACGAGAAGTCCGTCCGCGCGCGCTCCGCCTCCAGCTCGCACTGCTCCGCCGCCGCGCGGAAGCCCGCGTCCGGGTGCACGCTGGCCCCCGTGCCCGAGCGGCCCACCGCGTCGTCCAGCAGCGCGATGGCGTCGTCGTAGAGCGTGAGCGCCTCCAGCGTGGGCAGCGCCGCGCCGGGCCGCGTCAGCCGCGCCACCGCCTCCCGCGCCCGCTCCAGGTCCTCCTGGCAGACCTCCGTGAAGTGCTCCGGCGTGGTGCTGAGCAGCAGTCCCGCATCCGGGACGAGGCCCTCCGTCCCTCCTCCCCCGGTGAGCACCCGGGCCGAAGGGCTGGCGCACCCCGTGAGCAGGACGATGACGGCGATGACGAGCGTGGAACGCAAGGGCCCTCCCGATACGAGGTGAGGAAGCGGCGAGGACCCCCCAGGGGATTTCCCGTACGCGCTCCCGGCAGGAATGACGGATAGGGGCTTGTTTTGTTGCAATATTTCGTTCTAGTTGGAATCTGCCGCGTACGCCGCTATTCGCCGGGGGAGGGGCGGTGCGGGGGAAGTCAATGGGGCAGCCGGACGGTTCAGGCCGCCACCTGGAAGAAGCGCGAGGCGTTGTCGAGGGCGACGCGGCGCACGATGCGTTCGGACAGGTTGGCCTTGGCCAGGAGGTTGGCCACGCGGGCGAGCCCGAGGATGTCGCCGGCGCCGTCGCCCGCGTCGGAGTTGAGCACCAGCCGTTCGCTGCCGAGCCGGCGCACCAGGGCCACGGCGCGCTCGGCGGCGAGCGCCTCCGGGTGGAGGGTGAGGCCCGCCCAGTGGCCCACCTCGAGGATGGTGCGCACGGTGCGCGCGCTGGCGTGGTCCACCAGCACGCGCGAGGGCACGACGCCGGACTGCTTGAGCAGGGTGAGGATGCGGCGGGTGTGGCGCTCCTTGTCGGTCAGGGGCGTGTGGACGACGACGCGCAGCTTCAGGCGCCGGGCCAGCGCGAGCTGTTCGAGGAAGGCCTCCTCCTCTTCCTCCCCGCCCGCGTGCAGGCCCGTCTCGCCCAGCGCGACGACGCGCCCGCCCTGGAAGTAGTCGGGCAGGGTGGAGAGCACCTCCGACAGGCCCCGCCGGGGGATGCAGCGCGGGTGGACGCCCAGGGCCGCCCAGGCGCGGATGCCCACGCGCTCCAGGCGCGGCAGCTGCCGCTCCACCAGGTCGTCGAAGTGCCGCAGCAGCGCCTTGGACGTGGGCTCCGGGAAGTGGTGCGCCACGACGAGCGCCCGCTCCACCCCGAAGAAGCGCATCGACTCCAGGTCCTGGTCGCTCAGGCTCTCGGGGTGCACGTGCGCGTCGAAGATGGGCAGGGGCTCGGCCACGGCGCTCAGTCCTGTCCCAGGGCCATGCCCTCGTTGCGCGGGTCGCTCGCGGAGAAGCGCAGGCCCGTCGCCGGGTCCACGTACACCGCCTCCGCGTCTCCCCACTGGTCCACGCGCCGCACCTGGTGCCCCTTGGCCTGCAGCACCGTCAGCGTGGCCGGCTCCAGGCCGAACCTGTCCACCCACAGCTCGTCGGGGAGGTACTGGTGGTGCACGCGGCCCTCGTTCACCGCGCGCGCCACGTCCATGCCGCCGTCCACCACGTTGCTGATGACCTGGATGACGGTGGTGGGGATGGTGGAGCCGCCCGGGCTGCCCACCGCGAGCATGACCTTCCTGGGGTCCTCCTTGCTGAACACCAGCGTGGGGGACATGGAGGACTGGGGCACCTTGCCGGGGTGCACGGCGTTGGGCTCGCCGGTGACGAGCCCGTACGCGTTGGGCACGCCGGGCTGCGCGGCGAAGTCGTCCATCTCGTCGTTGAGCAGCACGCCGGTGCCCTTGGCGACGACACACGAGCCGAAGCTGTAGTTGATGGTCGTGGTCAGGGCCACCGCGTTGCCGTCCTTGTCCACGACGGAGATGTGCGTGGTGTTCTTGCGCTCCGGCTCCGGCGTATGCGGGCCCGGTTCCTCGCGCAGCGTGGAGCCCTGGCCGGCGTTGGCCTGCGGCAGCAGCGACAGGCTGGGCGTGGCCTTCTTCGGGTCGATGGAGCCCGCCAGGTCCGCGATGTGGCCGGACGAAATCAGCCGCGCGGTGGGCACGTCCGCGAAGTCCGGGTCACCCAGGTACTTGGCGCGGTCCACGTACGCGCGCCGCACCGCCTCCACGTAGAGGTGCAGCGCCTCCGGGTCCCGGAAGACGAAGCCCTGGGGGCGCAGCCGCTCCAGCGCGCCCAGCACCTGGAGCACCGCCACGC
It contains:
- a CDS encoding M3 family metallopeptidase, with amino-acid sequence MRSTLVIAVIVLLTGCASPSARVLTGGGGTEGLVPDAGLLLSTTPEHFTEVCQEDLERAREAVARLTRPGAALPTLEALTLYDDAIALLDDAVGRSGTGASVHPDAGFRAAAEQCELEAERARTDFSLDRRVFDALASLSLEGQDAATRHWVERVLRGFRRAGVDRDEATRERVRALQERLILLGQEFSRHITEDVRQLEVPPVALEGLPDDYVRAHPPGADGLVRVGTHTADYGPFMTYARDARAREALWRLSRRRGHPSNVDTLTHMLQTRQELAATLGYPSWAAYAAEDKMVRSQEAATAFIETLATTVSGRVRDEYDALLERKRRDEPGATRVEPWEQSWLEDRVRAERFQLDSRALRPYFEYTRVKNGVLDITARLFGLTYRRVRDAPVWHPDVEVYDVYEGRALRGRFYLDMHPRPNKYTHAAQWDLALGRAGRSLPEAVLTCNFPRPGARPALLQHSEVRTFFHEFGHLLHHVLGGRTRWAGLSGTRTEVDFIEAPAQLMEEWAWRAESLQRFARHLETGAVLPADTITRMRRADAFGKGLWVRQQLFYAAVSLQLHDGTAPEGPETATRVRALQERFLPFRAVDDTYVHLSFTQLDGDYSALYYTYLWSLVIAKDLFTPFAEHGPMDPTTARRYRDTVLAPGGSRDAADLVHDFLRRDYDFGAYTRWVEGR
- a CDS encoding TatD family hydrolase, whose amino-acid sequence is MAEPLPIFDAHVHPESLSDQDLESMRFFGVERALVVAHHFPEPTSKALLRHFDDLVERQLPRLERVGIRAWAALGVHPRCIPRRGLSEVLSTLPDYFQGGRVVALGETGLHAGGEEEEEAFLEQLALARRLKLRVVVHTPLTDKERHTRRILTLLKQSGVVPSRVLVDHASARTVRTILEVGHWAGLTLHPEALAAERAVALVRRLGSERLVLNSDAGDGAGDILGLARVANLLAKANLSERIVRRVALDNASRFFQVAA
- the ggt gene encoding gamma-glutamyltransferase, encoding MPGAVVRGLAVAVVLLACVAHAARPYRGGAVATAYPAASEAALKMLDKGGNAVDAAVAAAFVAAVVGPYHSGVGGGGFALVHEAKSGETRVLDFREVAPKAASRDMFVKDGKVVTGLSTDGALSVAVPGAVAGYLELLEKHGKLPRSVVLAPAIEAARKGLWVTPRYRVLAGGRLECLRKDPEASRLFLVKNAEGVPDVPPVGHVIKQPELARTLTAVSQRGARGFYSGAVAQGIVDTVRAGGGVLTLEDLASYKTRPREALEGSYRGHRILTMPPPSAGGVAVLQVLGALERLRPQGFVFRDPEALHLYVEAVRRAYVDRAKYLGDPDFADVPTARLISSGHIADLAGSIDPKKATPSLSLLPQANAGQGSTLREEPGPHTPEPERKNTTHISVVDKDGNAVALTTTINYSFGSCVVAKGTGVLLNDEMDDFAAQPGVPNAYGLVTGEPNAVHPGKVPQSSMSPTLVFSKEDPRKVMLAVGSPGGSTIPTTVIQVISNVVDGGMDVARAVNEGRVHHQYLPDELWVDRFGLEPATLTVLQAKGHQVRRVDQWGDAEAVYVDPATGLRFSASDPRNEGMALGQD